The Falco peregrinus isolate bFalPer1 chromosome 9, bFalPer1.pri, whole genome shotgun sequence genome includes a window with the following:
- the KIF18A gene encoding kinesin-like protein KIF18A isoform X1, which produces MSAPKEEEVCNHVKVVVRVRPESQKERDGNFSKVVHVVDQHILVFDPEEEVSFFHGKRLAHRDINKRKKKDLKFVFDAVFAEDSSQMEVFEHTTKSVIDGFLNGYNCTVLAYGATGAGKTHTMLGSPEDPGVMYLTMMTLYNCMDQIKEDKICNVAVSYLEVYNEQIRDLLVNSGPLAVREDNQKGVVVQGLTLHQPKSAEEILQMLDYGNRNRTQHPTDVNASSSRSHAVFQIYLRQQDKTASINQNVRIAKMSLIDLAGSERASVTNAKGARFREGTNINRSLLALGNVINALADPKSKKQHIPYRNSKLTRLLKDSLGGNCRTIMIAAVSPSSMFYDDTYNTLKYANRAKDIKSSLKSNVVSLDSHISQYVKICNEQKKEILMLKEKLREYEEKQASIPENLTAVTLPNTQQAEIQRYKEILKNVFANREEIRKEYLKLEMQLKENALKAYYQKQCHEQIQLMCSEERVERATCKTDQRLARLRTHCVHVQKRKEEEVKHFEENTDWLHRVENEMRLLGQDGCIPKELSKDLRCCHLNLEIKDLKAQIEHMLSLVSLQVQHYKQTEKVLVTLLPVLRKQYLTLKEAGLANNLTETEFGEVEQLIERQKSVVWADQTEEKEQNKNHQLELSSVFVFPQLVHRPNTPCRTNFGTPSQEMNTNTQQITRYAVPLQKKTRRKLMGSPVTAQTPDASKPSSLHHLEDSLTKEVRPIVYTPEFCRKPVQSYCTQAVVKKALHLAGLQEADACNIGMPVKKTSSMDYTCDVPKCDEADMDSTVILYEGTGETTETSIDSSMKEAQPCSNVFLQRLDLFSLKKNNHSSALEKPSYMAMTSAAERKRKVLSSSSNTALGSLQDPVSAKRIRQDVLMSYRALRVPKMAGIKTRKCKQEQNVPRNLLKKPF; this is translated from the exons ATGTCTGCTCCTAAGGAAGAAGAAGTCTGTAATCATGTGAAAGTGGTGGTCCGAGTCCGTCCAGAGtctcaaaaggaaagagatggCAACTTTAGCAAGGTTGTTCATGTTGTTGACCAGCATATATTGGTCTTTGATCCAGAGGAAGAAGTTAGCTTCTTTCACGGGAAGAGACTGGCACATAGGgatattaataaaagaaaaaagaaagatcttaAATTTGTGTTTGATGCAGTTTTTGCTGAAGATTCATCCCAGATGGAAGTTTTTGAGCATACTACCAAAAGTGTTATTGATGGCTTCTTAAATGGATATAACTGCACAG TGCTTGCTTATGGTGCAACGGGAGCTGGAAAAACTCATACAATGTTAGGTTCCCCTGAAGATCCTGGAGTGATGTATTTAACCATGATGACACTTTATAATTGCATGGATCAAATAAAGGAAGATAAAATATGCAATGTTGCTGTGTCTTATTTAGAG GTTTACAATGAACAGATCCGTGATCTGCTGGTAAATTCTGGACCTCTGGCTGTTCGTGAAGATAACCAGAAAGGAGTGGTAGTTCAAGGGCTAACATTACATCAG CCTAAATCAGCAGAGGAAATACTTCAAATGTTGGATTatggaaatagaaatagaaCACAGCATCCCACAGATGTAAATGCCTCCTCTTCCCGGTCGCATGCTGTCTTCCAG ATTTATCTGAGACAGCAAGATAAAACAGCAAGCATTAATCAAAATGTTCGCATCGCCAAAATGTCTCTCATTGACCTGGCAGGATCTGAACGTGCCAGCGTGACAAATGCCAAGGGGGCTCGTTTTAGAGAAGGAACAAATATTAACCGCTCCCTGCTAGCTCTTGGAAATGTCATTAATGCCTTGGCAGACCCAAAG AGCAAGAAACAGCACATTCCTTATCGAAACAGCAAACTTACTCGTCTGTTGAAAGATTCTCTTGGAGGAAATTGCCGAACAATAATGATAGCTGCTGTTAGTCCGTCTTCTATGTTTTATGATGATACATATAATACTCTCAAGTATGCAAACCGAGCAAAAGATATAAAGTCTTCT tTGAAGAGCAATGTTGTGAGTTTGGACAGTCACATAAGCCAGTATGTTAAAATTTGCAACGAACAAAAGAAAGAG ATCCTAATGTTGAAAGAGAAACTGAGagaatatgaagaaaagcaagcaagcattCCAGAAAATCTTACAGCTGTGACGCTTCCAAACACCCAGcaagcagaaatacaaag ATACAAAGAAAtccttaaaaatgtgtttgcaaaCCGTGaggaaatcagaaaagaatACCTCAAGTTGGAAAtgcaactgaaagaaaatgcattgaAGGCATATTACCAGAAACAATGTCACGAACAAATACAACTGATGTGCTCTGAAGAAAGAGTAGAAAGG GCCACTTGCAAGACTGATCAAAGGCTTGCAAGGCTTAGAACTCACTGTGTACACgtgcagaagaggaaagaggaggaggtcAAACATTTTGAGGAAAATACTGATTGGCTGCATCGAGTTGAAAATGAAATGCGCCTCCTGGGTCAAGATGGTTGTATTCCAAAG GAACTCAGTAAAGATCTGCGGTGTTGCCATTTAAACCTAGAAATTAAGGACCTGAAAGCCCAGATAGAGCACATGTTATCTCTGGTGTCCCTTCAAGTTCAACATTATAAGCAGACAGAAAA AGTGCTAGTTACTTTGCTGCCAGTTCTTCGCAAGCAATACCTGACTTTGAAAGAAGCTGGGTTGGCAAATAATTTAACTGAGACTGAATTTGGGGAGGTTGAGCAGCTGattgaaagacaaaaatcagtaGTTTGGGCAGACCAAACTGAAGAGaaggagcaaaataaaaaccatcaACTAGAGTTGTCATCTGTCTTTGTATTCCCACAACTTGTGCACAGACCAAACACCCCATGCC GTACAAATTTTGGCACGCCATCACAAGAAATGAATACAAATACACAACAAATAACAAGATATGCAGTAccactacagaaaaaaaccaggcGGAAGCTGATGGGCTCTCCAGTCACAGCTCAAACTCCTGATGCGTCCAAGCCCTCCAGTCTCCATCATCTGGAAGATTCTCTTACCAAGGAGGTCCGCCCTATTGTCTATACACcagaattttgcagaaaaccAGTACAAAGCTACTGTACGCAGGCTGTGGTAAAGAAAGCTTTGCACCTTGCAGGCCTTCAAGAAGCTGATGCATGTAATATAGGTATGCCAGTGAAAAAGACAAGTAGTATGGACTACACATGTGATGTCCCAAAGTGCGATGAAGCTGACATGGACTCAACAGTAATTCTCTATGAAGGGACAGGtgaaacaactgaaacatcTATTGACTCGTCCATGAAGGAGGCGCAGCCATGCAGCAATGTCTTTCTACAAAG GCTTGatctcttttccttaaaaaaaaataatcattcttCAGCACTTGAGAAGCCCTCATATATGGCAATGACTTCTGCtgctgagagaaaaagaaaggtattaAG
- the KIF18A gene encoding kinesin-like protein KIF18A isoform X2, with protein MEVFEHTTKSVIDGFLNGYNCTVLAYGATGAGKTHTMLGSPEDPGVMYLTMMTLYNCMDQIKEDKICNVAVSYLEVYNEQIRDLLVNSGPLAVREDNQKGVVVQGLTLHQPKSAEEILQMLDYGNRNRTQHPTDVNASSSRSHAVFQIYLRQQDKTASINQNVRIAKMSLIDLAGSERASVTNAKGARFREGTNINRSLLALGNVINALADPKSKKQHIPYRNSKLTRLLKDSLGGNCRTIMIAAVSPSSMFYDDTYNTLKYANRAKDIKSSLKSNVVSLDSHISQYVKICNEQKKEILMLKEKLREYEEKQASIPENLTAVTLPNTQQAEIQRYKEILKNVFANREEIRKEYLKLEMQLKENALKAYYQKQCHEQIQLMCSEERVERATCKTDQRLARLRTHCVHVQKRKEEEVKHFEENTDWLHRVENEMRLLGQDGCIPKELSKDLRCCHLNLEIKDLKAQIEHMLSLVSLQVQHYKQTEKVLVTLLPVLRKQYLTLKEAGLANNLTETEFGEVEQLIERQKSVVWADQTEEKEQNKNHQLELSSVFVFPQLVHRPNTPCRTNFGTPSQEMNTNTQQITRYAVPLQKKTRRKLMGSPVTAQTPDASKPSSLHHLEDSLTKEVRPIVYTPEFCRKPVQSYCTQAVVKKALHLAGLQEADACNIGMPVKKTSSMDYTCDVPKCDEADMDSTVILYEGTGETTETSIDSSMKEAQPCSNVFLQRLDLFSLKKNNHSSALEKPSYMAMTSAAERKRKVLSSSSNTALGSLQDPVSAKRIRQDVLMSYRALRVPKMAGIKTRKCKQEQNVPRNLLKKPF; from the exons ATGGAAGTTTTTGAGCATACTACCAAAAGTGTTATTGATGGCTTCTTAAATGGATATAACTGCACAG TGCTTGCTTATGGTGCAACGGGAGCTGGAAAAACTCATACAATGTTAGGTTCCCCTGAAGATCCTGGAGTGATGTATTTAACCATGATGACACTTTATAATTGCATGGATCAAATAAAGGAAGATAAAATATGCAATGTTGCTGTGTCTTATTTAGAG GTTTACAATGAACAGATCCGTGATCTGCTGGTAAATTCTGGACCTCTGGCTGTTCGTGAAGATAACCAGAAAGGAGTGGTAGTTCAAGGGCTAACATTACATCAG CCTAAATCAGCAGAGGAAATACTTCAAATGTTGGATTatggaaatagaaatagaaCACAGCATCCCACAGATGTAAATGCCTCCTCTTCCCGGTCGCATGCTGTCTTCCAG ATTTATCTGAGACAGCAAGATAAAACAGCAAGCATTAATCAAAATGTTCGCATCGCCAAAATGTCTCTCATTGACCTGGCAGGATCTGAACGTGCCAGCGTGACAAATGCCAAGGGGGCTCGTTTTAGAGAAGGAACAAATATTAACCGCTCCCTGCTAGCTCTTGGAAATGTCATTAATGCCTTGGCAGACCCAAAG AGCAAGAAACAGCACATTCCTTATCGAAACAGCAAACTTACTCGTCTGTTGAAAGATTCTCTTGGAGGAAATTGCCGAACAATAATGATAGCTGCTGTTAGTCCGTCTTCTATGTTTTATGATGATACATATAATACTCTCAAGTATGCAAACCGAGCAAAAGATATAAAGTCTTCT tTGAAGAGCAATGTTGTGAGTTTGGACAGTCACATAAGCCAGTATGTTAAAATTTGCAACGAACAAAAGAAAGAG ATCCTAATGTTGAAAGAGAAACTGAGagaatatgaagaaaagcaagcaagcattCCAGAAAATCTTACAGCTGTGACGCTTCCAAACACCCAGcaagcagaaatacaaag ATACAAAGAAAtccttaaaaatgtgtttgcaaaCCGTGaggaaatcagaaaagaatACCTCAAGTTGGAAAtgcaactgaaagaaaatgcattgaAGGCATATTACCAGAAACAATGTCACGAACAAATACAACTGATGTGCTCTGAAGAAAGAGTAGAAAGG GCCACTTGCAAGACTGATCAAAGGCTTGCAAGGCTTAGAACTCACTGTGTACACgtgcagaagaggaaagaggaggaggtcAAACATTTTGAGGAAAATACTGATTGGCTGCATCGAGTTGAAAATGAAATGCGCCTCCTGGGTCAAGATGGTTGTATTCCAAAG GAACTCAGTAAAGATCTGCGGTGTTGCCATTTAAACCTAGAAATTAAGGACCTGAAAGCCCAGATAGAGCACATGTTATCTCTGGTGTCCCTTCAAGTTCAACATTATAAGCAGACAGAAAA AGTGCTAGTTACTTTGCTGCCAGTTCTTCGCAAGCAATACCTGACTTTGAAAGAAGCTGGGTTGGCAAATAATTTAACTGAGACTGAATTTGGGGAGGTTGAGCAGCTGattgaaagacaaaaatcagtaGTTTGGGCAGACCAAACTGAAGAGaaggagcaaaataaaaaccatcaACTAGAGTTGTCATCTGTCTTTGTATTCCCACAACTTGTGCACAGACCAAACACCCCATGCC GTACAAATTTTGGCACGCCATCACAAGAAATGAATACAAATACACAACAAATAACAAGATATGCAGTAccactacagaaaaaaaccaggcGGAAGCTGATGGGCTCTCCAGTCACAGCTCAAACTCCTGATGCGTCCAAGCCCTCCAGTCTCCATCATCTGGAAGATTCTCTTACCAAGGAGGTCCGCCCTATTGTCTATACACcagaattttgcagaaaaccAGTACAAAGCTACTGTACGCAGGCTGTGGTAAAGAAAGCTTTGCACCTTGCAGGCCTTCAAGAAGCTGATGCATGTAATATAGGTATGCCAGTGAAAAAGACAAGTAGTATGGACTACACATGTGATGTCCCAAAGTGCGATGAAGCTGACATGGACTCAACAGTAATTCTCTATGAAGGGACAGGtgaaacaactgaaacatcTATTGACTCGTCCATGAAGGAGGCGCAGCCATGCAGCAATGTCTTTCTACAAAG GCTTGatctcttttccttaaaaaaaaataatcattcttCAGCACTTGAGAAGCCCTCATATATGGCAATGACTTCTGCtgctgagagaaaaagaaaggtattaAG